Sequence from the Luteibacter aegosomaticola genome:
GGGAAGTGGGGGATGTCGGTTGCCTTGGTCCATTAGAGCGATCCGAACCTGAAGAGATTCAAAAATCGAAGCCAAAAGATTAAGGCGGGGTTAACTTCGCGGCTGCGGCATGAACGTCCACGACAACGTGATACGCGATAGGCGACAATGGGCGCTTTCACCCGCCCTTGTGAACTGGAGAACGCCGATGACGACACGCCGCGAACGCGCCAATGCGATCCGCGCCCTGGCCATGGATGGTGTGCAAGCTGCCAATTCGGGCCACCCGGGCATGCCGATGGGCATGGCCGATATCGCTGAAGTGCTGTGGGGTGATTTCCTCCACCACAACCCCACGAACCCGCACTGGCCCAACCGCGACCGCTTCATCCTGTCGAACGGCCACGGCTCCATGCTGCAGTACGCGCTGCTGCACCTCACCGGCTACAACCTGCCGATCGAGGACCTGAAGAATTTCCGTCAGCTCGACCACCACACCGCTGGCCATCCGGAATACGGCCACACCCCGGGTGTCGAGACCACCACCGGCCCGCTGGGCCAGGGCCTTGCCAACGCCGTCGGTTTCGCTATCGCCGAGAAGGTGCTCGCTGAGCGCTTCAACCGTCCGGGCCACGACGTGGTCGACCACCACACCTACGTGTTCGTCGGCGACGGCTGCCTCATGGAAGGCATCTCGCACGAAGTGTCCTCGCTCGCCGGTACGCTAAAGCTCGGCAAGCTTGTCGCCATCTACGACGACAACGGCATTTCGATCGACGGCGAAGTCCACGACTGGTTCACCGATGACACCGCCGAGCGTTTCCGCGCCTACGGTTGGAACGTGGTGGTCGGCACCGACGGCAAGCCCGTCGATGGCCACGACCCGGAAGCGATCAAGACCGCCATCGCATCGGCCACCGCGCAGAGCGAAAAGCCGAGCCTGGTCATCTGCAAGACGATCATCGGCTTCGGTTCGCCGAACAAGGAAGGCAAGGAAGAGTCCCACGGCGCTGCGCTCGGCGAGAAGGAAGTGGCCCTCACCCGTGAGCGCCTCGGCTGGAACTACCCGCCGTTCGTGATTCCGGAAGAGATCTACAGCTCGTGGAACGCGAAGGATGCCGGTGGCAAGGCTGAGAAGGCATGGAACGAAAAGTTCGATGCGTACGCCAAGGCTTTCCCGGAACTGGCTGGCGAGCTGAAGCGTCGCCTCTCCGGCGAACTGCCGGCCTCGTGGAAGGACGGCGCCGCCGCCTTCATCAAGAAGCTGCAGGCCGAAGGTCCGGTCGTTGCTTCGCGCAAGGCCTCGCAGATGTCGCTCGACGCGTTCGGCCCGCTGCTGCCGGAACTGATCGGCGGCTCGGCTGACCTTGCCCCGTCGAACCTCACCATCTGGAAGGGTTCGAAGAACATTTCCACGGGTGGCGACCAGGGTAACTACATTCACTACGGCGTGCGCGAGTTCGGCATGTCGGCCATCTCGAACGGCATCGCGCTGCACGGCGGCTTCATCCCGTACGACGCGACCTTCCTGGTGTTCTCGGATTACGCGCGCAACGCCGTGCGTATGTCGTGCCTGATCCCGGCGCATGCCATCCACGTGTACACGCACGATTCGATCGGCCTGGGCGAAGACGGCCCGACCCACCAGCCGGTGGAGCACCTCGCTTCGCTGCGCCTCATCCCGAACAATCGCGTGTGGCGCCCGGCCGATGCCGTGGAATCCGCCGTGTCGTGGAAGAAGGCCATCGAGCGCGCCGGCAACCCGTCGGTGCTGATCTTCTCGCGCCAGAACCTCGAACATAACCCGCGCACGGAAGAGCAGGTCGCCAACATCGAGAAGGGCGGTTACGTCCTGTTCGAGCCGAGCGAGAAGTTCAAGGCCATCATCATCGCCACCGGTTCGGAAGTGGGCCTGGCGGTGGAAGCGGCGAAGGCACTGGGCGACCAGGGCACGCCGACCCGCGTGGTCTCCATGCCCTGCACGGAAGAGTTCGACGCACAGTCGCCGGAATACCGCGAAGGCGTGCTGCCGTCGTGGTGCCGCGCCCGCGTGGCGGTCGAAGCCGCTGCCGTGGACTTCTGGTACAAGTACGTCGGCCTCGACGGCAAGGTCGTGGGCATGACCACGTTCGGCGCCTCGGCTCCCATCAAGGTGCTCTACGAGCACTTCGGTATCACCGCGCATGCGGTGATCGATGCGGTGAAGGCTGTCGCGAAGTAAGTCAGCGTCTGGTTGTACGGAATGAAAAAAAGCCCCGGGTGGGAACCCGGGGCTTTTTTTGTTTCGGCGTGAAGAGGAGACCTAGTCGCCGCAGACGCCGGGATGAGCGGATGAATAGAAACGAGATCGTTTTCTCTCGTCCCGGGCAAGGGGTTCTTCTATACAGGTCATGCCGCCGTAGCCCTTGGTGGCAAGTGCAGCTGTTGCTGTCCAGAGTGCCCAGTAGACGCGTGAATCCGGAATAGCTTGACGAAACGCTAGGGGTGAGGCCGGCCTCCGGCGGCCACCTTGCTCTGCGGAGGCAGGGAAGAGTGGCGATGTCCAGTCGGGGGCATTGTAAGCGTTCGGCGCAGTGTGATTTACGCGTTCATCGAGCCATGCAAATGAAGTCAGGAGTGCGAGTTTTAAGTAGTTCACAAGAAGGCCGCGTGCGTCAAGGCAACGGCGTCTTGAAGTCGCGGCCCAGGTAGCGGCCCTGTGCTATTCCTCCGCAAACCTTCGGGTCGCCGATGCAGTGCGGAGTTCCGGGCCGCCCCCGAGGCGGCGGAGCATCCCATTGAGGAGCGACCCATGAACGCTTTGCACCCTTTCGCAGCAGCACTTCGACATTTCCGCTTGCGTCCCACTTCTTGACCTTAAGCACCATTGCCCGCCCCCAGTCGTCGACGGTGAAAATGCTGTCTCTCCCGTGTGTACCCGTTGACCAAACCGGGTGGCCATTGCCGGTGTAGAGAACGAAATTGCCGTCCGCTTGCATGTTCGCCGTGACCGCACCGGATCCTTGTGTCCACGTTGCCCAGATGGCGGCGCCATCGTTGCGATAGACGACAAGGTTCCCGTCGTGCTGCATAACCGCGTGATAGCGACCGCTGGAGGAGGGGAGTGCCTGACCGGCGGTTAGATTGTGGCCTGGATGTAGCACGGCGGCCTCTGAGACGGTCGTGGCAAGAAGTGCTATCGCCGCTATGGCGGCGGCAAACGAGCCGTTGTTCGTGATTCTCCGTTTCATGTTGTCTCTTCCTTTGTTGGCTAGCGATTGATCGCCCGAACATAAGTCGTTGTCTCCATGGCGGAGATGGGACTTATGCACAGCGTTATGCAGCGCGTATCCACACGGGCTGTGGATAACGGCTTTGTTGTCTTGCTGCAGTGCTTAGTTTTTAAGCATCGTGAGCTAAGTCATTGGTGGCGTTGTGTGGAACGGACTTATCCACACGCTTATGCAGGCGGTATCCACATGGCGTGTGGATAACCACGGATGAGTCGCTAGCGGCGGCGTTGGTGATTGGCAGCGCTATCGAAGGTCGGCGAGACCCAGTCAAGCTTGGCGCGGCGACGCAGCATCTCTTCGACAAGGGGTTCTGCTCGCTTGTCGCGTGGCTTCCAACGACGGGCGTTGATGACGACGGCCGCTCCCCAGGAGTTCACACCGAAGACGCGATGGCGGCCATGCGTGTCGGTCGACCACACGATATGCCCGGCGAGGTCTTGAAGCACAAAGTGGCCATCACGTTGCATGGCTGCACGGATGACGCCGCTTCCCCGCGTACCTGCGGTCCAGGTGCGCGTGCCGTCGCGGCGATAGACGGCGAACTCGCCTTCGGCATTGAGCATGGCGTAGTAGAGCTCGTTCGAGGAGTACAGCCGATCACCAGCGGTCATGATCTGGCCTGGCCCCAAGACTGCCGCATCGGCGGCGGTCCCGGCGAGAAGAAGTCCAGCGAATAAGATGCGGCAGCGATTGCGGTGTGTGTCCATCACACGGTGTCCTTCCATGGCACCCCATTGGTGTCGCCAAAGCTTAGTGAGGGGTCAGGAAATCTCCGAGAGGGTTTGGCGGGTCCTTGTGTCGGCGCTAAGGCCTGTTGCGTGTAGGCCTTGGCTGACGGGCGCGGGGACCGCCTGCCTGCTAATCTTCCGGTTTCCATGGATGACCCGAGCCCCATGAGCCACCCGCGCCGCGAGCGACACGCCTATTTCCCGTATATCGATGGCCTCCGTGCCATCGCGGTGCTGTCGGTGCTGGCGTACCACCTCAACAGCGCCTGGCTGCCGGGTGGGTTCGCGGGTGTGGATGTGTTCTTCGTCATCTCAGGGTTTGTCGTCAGTGCATCGGTGGGACAGCGGCCGCCGGGTCCTCCGCACCGTTTTTTCCTGTATTTCCTCTCCCGTCGCATCCAGCGCATTGCGCCGGCCCTCGTCGTCTGCCTGCTGGTCACCTGCCTCGCGGCGACGTTGTTTATCCCGGACGCGTGGCTAAGCGAGAACAGCCAGGAAACGGGCAGGTATGCGTTCTTCGGGTTCAGCAACCTGATCCTGTCGCGTAATGCCAATAGCTACTTCTCGCCGACGGCTGAGTACAACCCCTACACGCATACCTGGTCACTTGGCGTCGAAGAGCAGTTCTATCTGCTGTTTCCCCTGCTGTGCTGGGTGTGGACGCTGGGCGGCCGCTGGCGGCATCTGGCCGTCTCCCTGGCGGTCGTGGCGATAGTCGCGTCGCTCGGATATGCGGTGCATGTACAGCCGGTGGCGCCGCTGCATGCGTTCTATCTGCTTCCCGCGCGGCTCTGGGAACTGGGTGCAGGCGTACTCCTTTACCAGCTGATGGCGTTAAGCGGGAAGCGCTTCGACCACGAAGCGACGCAGCGCCATCACCCGTGGCGGACCGTGCTGGGAGCTGTGGGCCTGGCGCTTGTGGTGTTCGCGCTGGTCTCTGCGAAAACGGAGCGATTCCCCATACCCGATGCATTCGCTGCCGTAGCCGGTACGTTGCTTCTCCTCGGGGCCCTTCACCAGCAGCCTGTGGCGTCGCCACTGGTGCGACTGTTGACGCTGCGGCCAGTGCGAGCCGTCGGCGCCATCTCCTACTCGCTCTACCTTTGGCATTGGCCTGTCGTCGTCCTGTTCCGCTGGACGGTTGGTCTGGACCAGCCAAGTCACCAGATCGCGGTTATTGCTCTGTCGCTGATCCTGGCCGTGCTCTCCTGGCGGTTTGTCGAGAATCCCGTGCGCCGTTCGGCCAGGGTGCGGAATCTCCCGCGCATCGCCGTCGTGGCGTGTGGCCTGTTGGGCCTTTACGCCGGAACCCACGTTTTCCGCGGCATCGACCATAAGCAACCCGAATGGTCGTTGAGCACGGTGGCCCGTCACGCGGATGACTGGTATCCCACGAAACTGGTGCGTAAGACAGCGCCGCCAGCTTGCGGGGTGGGTGCGCCTACGGTAGATCGTGTCGCCGAAGGCGTGCGAATTACCTACACGCGCGCCGCGTGTGCGAGCCCGATATCGGCTCCCGCGGTCTTCGTCGTAGGTGATTCCCATGCCATGGCGTTCGGCTCGATGTTCGCCGACTACACTCGTGACACGGGCGCCACGGTGACGCTCTACAACAATGCAGGTTGCTCCTTCCTTGCTTTCCAGGGGGGTGTGGAAAGCACGCCGCGCTGCCAGGCGAGCATCCAGGCCGTCGTCGCGGACTTGGTGCCACGGCTGAAGGCAGGCGATGTCGTCTTCCTGCCGTCGTTACGCATGCCGCGCTTTGTCGACCAATGGGTCCGTTATCCGCACGCAGATGTCATCTCGGCCTGGCTCTCGGATAGCGCATCCGCAACCAGAGCGAAGGCCGCCGTAGAGGGCAGGGAAAGCCTCGACCTGTTGGCGAAAACGGGCGCTTCGATCGTCATGGAGGCACCCAACCTCCTGCTTAACGCACCGCTCTATCGTTGCGCTGACCCGTGGACCCAAAGCAACCCGATGTGCCGCGGTGGCCCTGCCGTCGATCGAAACGAGATCGAGCGGCTTCGCGCGCCCATGTTGAAGACTATCGCGACAGCAACGCAGGGGCTTCCGCGCACAAGCGTATTCGACCCGTTTCCTGTGATGTGCCCGGATAGCGCCGTATGCGAGGGCTTCAGGGACGGCAAGCCGCTGTTCTTCGATGGCGACCACGTCAGCGCGTTTGGCGATCGCTTGTTGCTTGGGCCTTTCACTGAGGCGATGCGCCAGGCGGCGAGCAGTGTGGGCAATCATTAATCAGCGAAAGCTAAGTCGCTGAGGCGAAGGGGCTTCTCTCGCTTATCCACAGGTTTGTGCAGGGCGTATCCACATTCGCTGTGGATAACGCCACTTGGTGATGATGCACACAACATCCGCAGATGCCTCGGCTCTTCGAAATGCGCCGGCGGGTTCGACTTCCAGACGATCGCCAAAGGCTCTTACGCTGAGGCTCAGCGAATGCCCTTATCCATCGACTTGTCTCCCACAAAGCTGCGGTCACCGGAGCGGCCGGGGTTGCCGGAGGGTCCGTAGCCCATGACGTTCGACTGGTCGACGACCTCGATGTGAGCAAAGCTGGTGCTTTGTAGAGCCATGACGGTGGCCGCGGTGAGCAGCCGCGCGCCCGGACCCAGCTTCTTCGCAGCAAATCCGTCCGCAAAAGGCGATTTTGCCGATGGCGGCGTGCTCGTATCGACGCTATGAAGTGGGGGCGTCCAACTCCCTGGAGTCGCCTGACTTTCGGCGGCATGAGCGGGGAGCAACGAGGCGGCGGAGAGTGCCGACAGAAACAGGACAGCGCGCATATTTCCTCCGTGACAGTCGCGATGCAGCATGCCGTAACGGTAGCTCGGGAAGGGCGCGAACGAAAGTGCCGTGGTCGCGTCGTGACCAGCATGACCTAAGTCATTGCAGGAAAAGGTCTGGTCCGGGTTATCCACACGGTTATGCAGGGCGTATCCACATTCGCTGTGGATAACGCCCTTGTTGGTTACGCCAGCGCAAGAATCTCCGCAGGCGTCTCGACGACCTTCCACGCACCGGCCGCTTCCAGCTCGGCCCGGTCACCAAAGCCCCACAGCACGCCGATGCCGCGCACGCTGTTGGCGACGGCACCATCCATGTCGTAACGGCGGTCGCCGATCATGAAGGTCTCCGACTCCACGTGGCCGAAGTCGGCGAGCGCCGCGGCGACCATCTCGGCCTTCTCGCTGTGCGCACTGAGCGGGCCTGGTGCGTAAACGCGTTCGAATGCCGCTGCGAACGGCAGGTTGGCGAGGATGCGTTCGGCGTGTGCGCGGGTCTTGCTCGTCACGACGGCAAGCTGATGACCTCGAGCAGCGAGGCCGGCGATCAGCTCAGGGATGCCATCGTAAACGGTGTGCTCGGACCAGCCCACTTCGTGGAACCGCTCGGTATAGGCGGCGACGGCCGCTTCAACGCGTTCGCTATCGCCATCGAGAACCGCGCCGAAGCTCACGCGCAGGGGAGGGCCGATCCACGAGCGCATCGTGGCGTGGTCGGGCGGCTCGGCGCCGACAGCCGCCATGGAGTGGCGGATGCCGGCGAGGATGCCGACCTCGGAATCGATGAGCGTGCCATCGAGATCGAAGAGAAAAAGCATTACTTCTTGTCCGCCCGGGCCTTGAGCGCAGCGACGGCCGGGAGTTCCTTGCCTTCGAGGAATTCCAGGAACGCACCGCCGCCGGTCGAGATGTAGGACACGCCGTCTTCGATGCCGTACTTGTCGACGGCGGCGAGCGTGTCGCCGCCGCCGGCGATCGAGAACGCCTTCGAGGCGGCGATGGCACGTGCGAGCGTTTCGGTGCCCTTGCCGAACGCGTCGAACTCGAACACGCCGACCGGGCCGTTCCACACGACCGTGCCGGCCTTCGCGATCAGGTCGGCATAGCGCTTTGCGGTGTCCGGGCCGATGTCCAGGATCATCTCGTCGTCCGCCACCTGGTCGACGGCCTTCACCGTGGCCTTGGCTGAGGCCGAGAACTCGGTGGCGACGACCACGTCGGTCGGCACAGGCACGTCGGCGCCGCGCGCCTTGGCGTCGGCCATGATCTTCTTCGCGGTGTCGAGCAGGTCGGCTTCCACGAGCGACTTACCGACCTTGTAACCGGAAGCGAGGATGAAGGTGTTGGCGATACCGCCGCCGACGATCAACTGTTCGACACCGCCGACCAGGTTCTGCAGAAGCTCGAGCTTGGTGGACACCTTGGAGCCGGCGACGATGGCGAGCAGGGGGCGCTGCGGATTCTCGAGGGCCTTGCCCAGCGCGTCGAGCTCCTTCGCCAGCAGCGGACCGGCGGCGGCGATGGGGGCAAAGCGGATCACGCCGTGGGTCGAGGCCTGCGCGCGGTGCGCGGTACCGAAGGCATCCATGACGAACACGTCGCACAGGGCGGCGTACTTCTTCGACAGGGCTTCGTCATCCTTGCCCTCGCCGACGTTCATGCGGCAATTCTCGAGGACGACCACTTCGCCATCGGCGACATCGACACCGTCGAGGTAGTCACGCACCAGGCGCACCTCGTTGCCCAGCTTATGGGCCAGCCACTCGGCCACCGGCTTGAGCGAGGAGGCCTCGTCGAATTCACCTTCCTTCGGGCGGCCCAGGTGGGAGATGACCATGACCTTCGCACCGGCGTCGCGGGCGGCGACGATCGTGGGCAGGGAGGCATCCAGGCGCTGGGTGGAGGTGATCTTGCCGTTCTCGACCGGCACGTTCAGGTCTTCGCGGATCAGGACGCGCTTGCCGCGCAGGTCGAGGTCTTGCATGCGGATGACGGACACGGTGGGACTCCAGCTGGGGATGTCAGGAAAACCCTGATTGTAGCGTCCCCGCTAGAATCGGCGGACCACAGAAGGAAGTCCCATGGCCCTTGCTCTCTATACGTACTGGCGTTCCAGCGCCGCTTACCGGATCCGCATCGCCCTGAACCTGAAGGGCCTGGCCTATGAATCGAGGTTCATCAGCCTGGTGAACGAGGGGGGCGACCATCTGAAGCCGGGTTATCGCGAGGTTTCGCCGCAGGGCCAGCTCCCGACCCTGGTGGATGGCGACTTTGTCGTTCGCCAGTCGATGGCCATCCTGGAGTATCTGGAAGAGACTCGCCCGACGCCTTCCTTGCTGCCTGCCGATCCGCGCCACCGTGCGCGCGTCCGTGAGCTGGCGCTCGCTGTGGGCACGGATATCCACCCGCTGGGCAATCTGCGGGTGCTGAAGGAGCTCGAAGCACGGTTCGGGGCGGATCAGGCGGCCAAGGCCGCGTGGTCCCGGCGCTGGATCGGGCATGGCTTCGACGGTATCGAGGCCCTGCTGGCGCAGGGGCCGCGCGGCACGTTCTGTTGGGGCGATACGCCGACGATCGCCGATGCGTGCCTTGTGCCGCAGTACTACAACGCGGTGCGCTGGGAACTCGACCTGGGTCCGTACCCGCTGATCCGCCGGGTGGTGGCTAACTGCCAGGCGCTTGAGGCGTTCCAGGCGGCGGCGCCCGAGGTGCAGGCCGACGCGCCGCGGACCTGAAGGCATCGCGCGCAGACGCCCTCCTACAAAAGACCTGCGAAGGCTCTTGTAGGAGCGCGCTCGCGCGCGATCCGCGAGGCGCTACGAATTAAACGCCGATCCCGTACGGATCGCTCGAAGCGAACTCGTTACCGGTCGCGCCCTCGGACAGGCGGATCTTCAGGGCCAGGCCATCACGCGAATCTGCTTTGTTCAGGCATTCCTCGAGCGTGATCCGGCCTTCCTTGTACAGGCGGTAGAGCGACTGGTCGAAGGTCTGCATGCCTTCCTGCAGGCTGCGATCCATGGCGTCCTTCACCTCGTGGATCTGGCCACGGCGGATCATGTCGCGGATGAGCGGGGTGTTCAGCAGCACTTCGGTCGCCGGCATGCGGCGGCCGTCCTTGCCCAGCACCAGGCGCTGGCTGATCACCGAGCGCAGGTTCAGGGCCAGGTTCATCAGCACGTTCTTGTGTGCCGATTCCGGGAAGAAGTTCAGGATGCGCTCGAGGGTCTGGTCCGCATTGTTAGAGTGCAGGGTCGCCAGGCACAGGTGGCCGGTTTCCGAGAAGGCGATGGCGGCTTCCATCGTCTCCGTGTCGCGAATTTCGCCGATCATGATCACATCGGGCGCTTCACGCATCGCGTTCTTCAACGCCTCGTGATAGCTGTGCGTATCCAGGCCCACTTCGCGCTGGTTCACGATGGAGCGCTTGTGGCGGTGCAGGTACTCGATGGGGTCCTCGATCGTGAGGATATGGCCCGAGCTATTGGTATTGCGGTGGTCGAGCATGGCCGCCAGGGTGGTGGACTTGCCCGAGCCGGTGGCGCCGACGACCAGGATAAGGCCGCGCGGCTCCATGATCAGGTCGCGGAAAATACCCGGCAACTGGAGCTCTTCCAGGGACGGGATCTCGCTCTTGATGGCACGGATAACCATGCCGATCTCGCCACGCTGCTTGAAAACGTTGATACGGAAACGGCCGGCTTCCTTCACCGCCAGCGCCATGTTCAGCTCGAGATCGCGCTCGAACTGGGGAACCTGGCCCTCGTCCATCAGGGAATAGGCGATCTTCTTGACCATGCCGCTGGGCAGGCCCGTGTTACCAAGCGGGTAAAGCTTGCCTTCCACCTTGATGTTCACAGGGGCACCGGTCGTCAGGAACATGTCCGACGCGCCCTTGTCCACCATCAGTTTCAGGAAATAACCGATATCCACCTAAACCCCCGTTGGTTCGCATTACAATCGAGACGACGGTCTCCCGACTTTCTATATCGACAATATCTCGCAAAGCTGTAAGAGGAACGAGTGATGGTGCACAACTTGCCGTCGAACGCCCTGCCGAAGGGCCGCCGGCTCCTTGCCCAGGCCGCTCTGGCCCTGGCTTTCGCCACCCTGGCTGGCTGCGCAAGCACGCCGCCGCCGGATGGTCCCATGAACCAGGCCCTGGCCCAGTTACAGGCCGCTCGCGATGCCGGCGCTGCCGATTACGCGCCGGTCGATCTCGATTATGCCCAAAGCAAGTTCCGCCAGGCACAGGCGGCGATGGCGTCGAAGAAGTACGACGATGCGTCGGTGCTCGCCGATGAGTCGCGCGCGGATAGCGAACTGGCCCGCGCCAAGGCCCGCCTGGGTGCCGCCCGCGCCCAGAACTCTGCCAAGAGCAAGGAAAACGCGCAGATGCGCGTCGAAATGATCGACAACCACCAGAACGATACGGTGCCCATCCCGAACAACGTGCAGGAGACGGAATCCGTCCTGCCGGAAGCCACGGATAGCACCCCGCCGCCCGTGGGCGGCCAGACCCAGCCGCTGAACGACAATGGTGGCGGTTACATCCAGCCGCAGAACAACCAGCCGCAGCCGAATAACCAGGGAGGCCAGTGATGAAGCGCTACACGATCCTCCTCTCCGCCCTCGCGCTGGCCTTTTCGGCCGGCGTGGCCGTGGCCGCCACCGATGACCTCGACGTGCGCCGCCTGAACACCAGCCTGGACCAGCTCTCGAGCGATCCGACCCTTGGCAGCTACGCCCAGGCCGAGCAGGCCCGGGCCCGCGAAGCCATCAACCAGATGGCCCAGTTCAAGCCGAAGGACAAGGAGCACGCCCACTACCAGTACGTGGCCGAGCGCCGGGTCGACATCGCCAAGGCGATGGCCCAGCTTCAGGACGCCCAGGCCAAGAGCGCTCAGCTTGACCGCGAGCACGACGCCATCCTGCTGGAAGCCAGCCGCCTCGATACCGAGATGGCCCGTCGCCAGCTCGAGCAGCAGCGCCAGCAGAACCAGATGATCCAGGAAGAAGCCGCCCGCCTGCAGCAGCAGGGCGTGGAGTATTCCCAGGCGCTGGAACAGGCCAAGGCCGAGGGCGACAAGGCCCGTCAGGTCGCCGCCGCGCAGGCTCGCGTCGCCAACGCCGCCAAGAAGCAGGCCGCCCTGGCCGAATCGGCCGCGCGCGCCATGCGTGATCTGAACTCCTCGGACGGCGGTGCCCCGGCCAACACGCCGGCCACCGGTTCGTCCAAGAAGAAGGCCTCGGGCGGTAACTGACGCCCCGCCGCGCACAAGCGCGCTCCTACAAGCCAGCGACACCTATGTAGGAGCGTGCTTGCACGCGATGGCCGCCAAGGGCGGCCGCCCGCCTGCCGCAACGCCCGGCCCTTTGCCTGCCGCGTAAGCCGTTGCCAGTGCAACCGTTTTTGCGCGCGTTTTTGCGAAAATTCTCCCTTGCAGCCCTCCGGACAGCGGAGTAGGTTGGATCTCCCGACACCCAGAATTCACGTGTCGGGTTCCTGCCGGAGCATGCGTTGAAGTTCATAGGCCCGCCCATCGCGAACCATTCCGCTTCCGATGCCACAGCGTGCCCGCATGGCTCCCCTCACGACCGCCCCATGCCATGGGCCGGCCCCACCGCGAGGAGATCTGCAATGTTCGAAAACCAGCAGCGTGACGACGTCGAGAAATTCATCCATGCCAGCGTCGAAACCCGTCGTCTTTATTCCCAACATCAGGAACTGAACAAGAAGCTTGAGGAAGCGGGTCGCGGATGTCTTCCGCTCAGCGACCGGGACCTCACCCAGATGAAGCGGGATAAGCTGCACGCCAAGGAAAAACTCGAACGAATGTGGGATTCCTGGCAGGCCTCACGGCCGCACTGAGTCGAACAACAGGTAAAGGAAGGGCGCGCATGTCGCGCCCTTTTTGTTGCGCCGCATAAGGAACCGTGTGCCGAATGAGAGGTCTCGCATACATCGTTTCGCCGTAGCCTGAACAGCGGGGGCTCGAACGGTCGCGGCACCCACTATCATGGGCGCCCATCGGGCAGGGTCGAAGGGGCCCCGCCAGCACACCTACGGAGTTCCAATGAAGGTT
This genomic interval carries:
- the tkt gene encoding transketolase — its product is MTTRRERANAIRALAMDGVQAANSGHPGMPMGMADIAEVLWGDFLHHNPTNPHWPNRDRFILSNGHGSMLQYALLHLTGYNLPIEDLKNFRQLDHHTAGHPEYGHTPGVETTTGPLGQGLANAVGFAIAEKVLAERFNRPGHDVVDHHTYVFVGDGCLMEGISHEVSSLAGTLKLGKLVAIYDDNGISIDGEVHDWFTDDTAERFRAYGWNVVVGTDGKPVDGHDPEAIKTAIASATAQSEKPSLVICKTIIGFGSPNKEGKEESHGAALGEKEVALTRERLGWNYPPFVIPEEIYSSWNAKDAGGKAEKAWNEKFDAYAKAFPELAGELKRRLSGELPASWKDGAAAFIKKLQAEGPVVASRKASQMSLDAFGPLLPELIGGSADLAPSNLTIWKGSKNISTGGDQGNYIHYGVREFGMSAISNGIALHGGFIPYDATFLVFSDYARNAVRMSCLIPAHAIHVYTHDSIGLGEDGPTHQPVEHLASLRLIPNNRVWRPADAVESAVSWKKAIERAGNPSVLIFSRQNLEHNPRTEEQVANIEKGGYVLFEPSEKFKAIIIATGSEVGLAVEAAKALGDQGTPTRVVSMPCTEEFDAQSPEYREGVLPSWCRARVAVEAAAVDFWYKYVGLDGKVVGMTTFGASAPIKVLYEHFGITAHAVIDAVKAVAK
- a CDS encoding acyltransferase family protein produces the protein MSHPRRERHAYFPYIDGLRAIAVLSVLAYHLNSAWLPGGFAGVDVFFVISGFVVSASVGQRPPGPPHRFFLYFLSRRIQRIAPALVVCLLVTCLAATLFIPDAWLSENSQETGRYAFFGFSNLILSRNANSYFSPTAEYNPYTHTWSLGVEEQFYLLFPLLCWVWTLGGRWRHLAVSLAVVAIVASLGYAVHVQPVAPLHAFYLLPARLWELGAGVLLYQLMALSGKRFDHEATQRHHPWRTVLGAVGLALVVFALVSAKTERFPIPDAFAAVAGTLLLLGALHQQPVASPLVRLLTLRPVRAVGAISYSLYLWHWPVVVLFRWTVGLDQPSHQIAVIALSLILAVLSWRFVENPVRRSARVRNLPRIAVVACGLLGLYAGTHVFRGIDHKQPEWSLSTVARHADDWYPTKLVRKTAPPACGVGAPTVDRVAEGVRITYTRAACASPISAPAVFVVGDSHAMAFGSMFADYTRDTGATVTLYNNAGCSFLAFQGGVESTPRCQASIQAVVADLVPRLKAGDVVFLPSLRMPRFVDQWVRYPHADVISAWLSDSASATRAKAAVEGRESLDLLAKTGASIVMEAPNLLLNAPLYRCADPWTQSNPMCRGGPAVDRNEIERLRAPMLKTIATATQGLPRTSVFDPFPVMCPDSAVCEGFRDGKPLFFDGDHVSAFGDRLLLGPFTEAMRQAASSVGNH
- a CDS encoding HAD hydrolase-like protein, whose product is MLFLFDLDGTLIDSEVGILAGIRHSMAAVGAEPPDHATMRSWIGPPLRVSFGAVLDGDSERVEAAVAAYTERFHEVGWSEHTVYDGIPELIAGLAARGHQLAVVTSKTRAHAERILANLPFAAAFERVYAPGPLSAHSEKAEMVAAALADFGHVESETFMIGDRRYDMDGAVANSVRGIGVLWGFGDRAELEAAGAWKVVETPAEILALA
- a CDS encoding phosphoglycerate kinase yields the protein MSVIRMQDLDLRGKRVLIREDLNVPVENGKITSTQRLDASLPTIVAARDAGAKVMVISHLGRPKEGEFDEASSLKPVAEWLAHKLGNEVRLVRDYLDGVDVADGEVVVLENCRMNVGEGKDDEALSKKYAALCDVFVMDAFGTAHRAQASTHGVIRFAPIAAAGPLLAKELDALGKALENPQRPLLAIVAGSKVSTKLELLQNLVGGVEQLIVGGGIANTFILASGYKVGKSLVEADLLDTAKKIMADAKARGADVPVPTDVVVATEFSASAKATVKAVDQVADDEMILDIGPDTAKRYADLIAKAGTVVWNGPVGVFEFDAFGKGTETLARAIAASKAFSIAGGGDTLAAVDKYGIEDGVSYISTGGGAFLEFLEGKELPAVAALKARADKK
- the maiA gene encoding maleylacetoacetate isomerase, yielding MALALYTYWRSSAAYRIRIALNLKGLAYESRFISLVNEGGDHLKPGYREVSPQGQLPTLVDGDFVVRQSMAILEYLEETRPTPSLLPADPRHRARVRELALAVGTDIHPLGNLRVLKELEARFGADQAAKAAWSRRWIGHGFDGIEALLAQGPRGTFCWGDTPTIADACLVPQYYNAVRWELDLGPYPLIRRVVANCQALEAFQAAAPEVQADAPRT
- a CDS encoding PilT/PilU family type 4a pilus ATPase: MDIGYFLKLMVDKGASDMFLTTGAPVNIKVEGKLYPLGNTGLPSGMVKKIAYSLMDEGQVPQFERDLELNMALAVKEAGRFRINVFKQRGEIGMVIRAIKSEIPSLEELQLPGIFRDLIMEPRGLILVVGATGSGKSTTLAAMLDHRNTNSSGHILTIEDPIEYLHRHKRSIVNQREVGLDTHSYHEALKNAMREAPDVIMIGEIRDTETMEAAIAFSETGHLCLATLHSNNADQTLERILNFFPESAHKNVLMNLALNLRSVISQRLVLGKDGRRMPATEVLLNTPLIRDMIRRGQIHEVKDAMDRSLQEGMQTFDQSLYRLYKEGRITLEECLNKADSRDGLALKIRLSEGATGNEFASSDPYGIGV
- a CDS encoding DUF4398 domain-containing protein — translated: MVHNLPSNALPKGRRLLAQAALALAFATLAGCASTPPPDGPMNQALAQLQAARDAGAADYAPVDLDYAQSKFRQAQAAMASKKYDDASVLADESRADSELARAKARLGAARAQNSAKSKENAQMRVEMIDNHQNDTVPIPNNVQETESVLPEATDSTPPPVGGQTQPLNDNGGGYIQPQNNQPQPNNQGGQ